The genomic segment GCGGGTTCGGTGCGCGGATTGGCCCGATACCGAACGTGATCCGGAGGCCCCTCACGCCCTGGCCCGTCAGGCTGAGCCTGACCGGGCGACGCCGGGTGGCCGTTGTCGGCGTGGAGGCGGCGTCAGCGGGCGCGAGGGCAGGGACAACACCGCGTACAGGCAGCCGACAGCTCCGTGCGCCGGGAACCGGCGGCGGAGGCGAGCTGCGAGCGGAGTGTCACCAGGCCATTATGCACGCGGACGGCGCCGGGCGTCGGCTGCGCCCGACTCAGGACGTCCGGCCGCGCGGCGATGTCGGGCCGCCGCGCGGGCACTCCGGCACGCTGGCCTGGTAATGCGGGACTTCGCGGCTGACCGCTCGGCCGCGGGATGTCGTCAGGCTCACGGCACGGGTCAGCTGCCGACCGCGTGGCGGCGCAGCAGTGTCTCCAGTTCGTCCGGGGTCTGCCCCTGGGCCTGGTCCGCCGGCGCTGCGGCGGCCGAGGCGGCCGCAGCCCCACTCGCCGCTCCCGTGCCGCTCCCGGCCGCGGTCCCAGCGGTCGCCGCGGGCGGGATCAGACCGCCGTGGGTGCCCGGTGGATTGACCTGGACCCGCCCCGGACGCGAGGTGTTCGGGCGTGCGCCGGGCCTCGGGACGGGCCGTTGCGCGCCGCCGGCGCGATACCCGGAGGAGCCGGCCGTTCCGGTGGCGACACCGGGCGCGGGCGCCCCTGAGCCGCTGTCGGCCGCCTCGGCGTACTGGTGGCTGTTCTCGTAGCCCTGGACGTCGTGGCCGCGGCCTTCGCCCTGGGGTGCGTACTCGTAGTACGCGGCCTGGTCGACGTCCGCGGGCTGGTCCGGGTGGCCGCCGTAGGCGACCTGCTCCGCTTGCTCCGCCGGGTAGCTCGCCTGGGCCGTGTACTCAACCTGTTCGGCCTGGACGTACTCGACGTACTCGACCGGCCCCAGGTGGTCACCGTGCCCTGAGTGCTCGCCGTAGGCCGCGTAGGCGGTACGGGTCACCGTCCGACCGGTGTAGTGGATTCCAGCCGCCGGCTGCGCCACCGCGCCGTCGGCCTCGCCCTCGTAGCTGTCAGCCACGTAGCTGTCAGCCACGTGGCCGTCGGCCGGGTAACCGCCGGCATCATAGCGGTCGTCCTCGTAGCCGTCGGCCGCGTACTCGTCGGCCGGGTACTCGTCGGTGTCGTAGTCACCGGCGGAGGAGTCGTCGTCCGCGTCGTCGTCGGAGCCCTCGGGCGAACCGGCCTGGTAGTGGCCGCGGCTGGCGGTGCCGGCGAGATCCACAGTGTCGGCCCGGGCATGCGCGAGGTCCGCCTCGGTCAGTTCGCCGCCGCTGTCGGTGGACAGCCGCACCGGCGCGTAGTCACCGCCGCGCGTCGTCGCGCCCGCCGACCCCGCCCTGGCCGGCGTGCCCTGCCCCACCGCTCCCGCACCGCCGGACCAGCCCCGGATGCCGCCACGAGCCCGTGCGGCCCGGTCGGCGGCGATGCGCCGGTCCAGCTCCGCCCTGGACCGCAGCAGCCGCCGGTGGGCCTGCGCGGACCGGCGCAGGTGGGCCACATAGCCGAACGTTCCGGCGTCCACGATGAGCTGGACGACGATCCACATGCCGCCGAGACTGGCCGCGAGGACGACGCTGATCGGCATCGCGACGAGAAGCACGAGCAGCCGCTGCCGGCGCAGCCGGATGAGTGCGGTGTGCTCCGCCTGCACGGCGCGCACGGCCCGGTCGGCGGAGACGTTGCGCAACGCGCCGGACCGCGGCCCGAACAGGTGAGGAGCCGGCTGGGCGTCATCGAACGCGACCGTCGCCGCCGGATTCCCGGAGTCCGCGGTGGCGTGGGAATCCGGCGAGCCGCTGGAATCCGCCGAGCCGGAGGAATCCACCGAGCCGGCGCCTGCGTCCGAGCCGGCGCTTCGGTCCGAGCTGGGGCCCGATGGAACGCCTGCGCGCGAATGCGCCATCCCTGAAGCCTCCTGTGCCCCCGTCACCGGGCTCTGGGACGTGGCCCTGGTGAGCGGGTCCACCCCGCCGCGTGGCGAGACGCGCCGGGAGAGCACCCGCATTGCGGTGGAGAAACGGTCCGCGGACCGCTGCTCCACCGCCGAGTCATGGTGCCGCAGCCACATGGGGATGAGCACGAAGCCCCACACCGCGACGATCGCGAGCCAGATGATCGCGCTCATTCGATCACGATCCGTGGCAGCCCCGGGACGTCGTTGTGTGGCCTGACGTCGCCAACCCAGTGCGGAACGCCCACACCGGCGGAGCGCCCTTCACCATTGCCGGCGCCTTCACCGTCGCCGGTGAGAGTGGAGCCGGCCCGCACCCGCAGGTCGCGAGCCGGGCGCGGACCGGATGCGCCGGGCGCGTGCCGCGCGAGCGAGCGGACCACCGGGATGCCTCTTCTCGATGTCGTCGTTTACGATTTCGTGCCCGACGCTAGTGAGCGCAATGCGCGCGGTCACCGACCGGAACCCCGCGTGTCGCACACGTCGGCGAGGTTCACCGGATGGTCGTCCGCTGTCAATCCGAGGTGGCACCGATGTGGCCTGGGCGATGACCCCACCACCGGGCGCACCGGTACCACGATGATCACCCAACGTAAGAAGTCATGCCCGCGAGGCCTTTCCCACCGGGGAACGGGCCGTGGACGCCTTCCGCGGCCACCTCCCGGTGGCCCCGAACAGGGTTGCCGCCAGTGCCCGGCGCAAGGCACCGCGACCGGGCGGAACGGTTTCAGGGGCGATTCGCGACGGTAGAGAGAACCATCAGAGGGGCCCGCCGAGCGAGACCATCCCCACCTTGGAAGGTGCGGACGAGGCCCCGCCGTGCGCCCCCTTCAGGAGTGGGCCGAACGGGCGCGGCTCCAGCGCGCCAGCAATCCGTCCGGGACGTCCTCGGTCGTCAGCGCGAAGCAGATGTGGTCGCGGTACTCGCCGTCGATCGCGAGAAACCTGCGGTGCAGGCCCTCCTCGCGGAAGCCGAGCTTCGTCAGCATCCGGCGGCTCGCCGCGTTCTCCGGGCGGACGTTCGCCTCCAGCCGATGCAGACCCACCGGCCCGAAGCAATGGTCGGTCACCAGGGCCAGCGCGGTCGGTGTGATTCCCCGGCCGGCGCGGGCGCCGTCGAGCCAGTAGCCGACCTGGGCACTGTTGAAGGCGCCCCGCACAATCGTCGACACGGTGAGCTGGCCCGCCAGCCGCCCGTCGATCGCGATGACGAACGCGAGCGCCGCACCGGCCCTGGACTGCGCCCGCAGGCGGTGCATCATCTGCGAGTACACGCTGAAGGTCTGGTGCTCGTTCCAGGTCTCGCGCACCGATGGGGCCCCCGGCCGGGTCGCCTCCCACGGCGCGAGCCAGTCCGCGTTGCGGCTGCGCACCTCGACCCAGGCTCCGGCGTCACGAAGCCGCATGGGCCGCACGACGACGTCGCCGTGGCGCAGCACAGCCGGCCATCCGGGTGCGCTCACCCGCGACTCCCCCCGCCGCTGTCGCCGGCGTGACCCGTGCTGGTGGCGTGATCGGTGTCGCCGCGCAGCTGGGCAAGGGCGTGCGCGACAACCGGGCCGAGCACGGCCAGCCCGTCACGGACTCCGCCGGTCGAGCCGGGCAGGTTCACGATCAGGGTCGTCGCGCGGGTGCCGGCCAGGCCCCGGGAGAGGACAGCGGTGGGCACCTTGTCCCGCCCGGCGGCCCGCAGTGCCTCGGCGAGCCCCGGCAGCTCACGTTCGAGCAGGCCCCGGGTCGCCTCCGGGGTGACGTCACGTGGCCCGAGACCGGTGCCGCCGGTGGTCACCACCAGGGCTGTGCCGGCGTCGACGGCCGCGCGGATGACGGCGGTGATCTCGTCCTGTTCATCCGGCACCACGACCGGCGCCGGCACGTCGAACCCGAGCCCGGCGAGGCCCTCGACGAGCACCGGGCCCGACCGGTCGGCGTAGATCCCGCGGTGGGCACGGTCCGAGACCGTCACGACCAGCGCCCGGGCGCCCGGCGGCGGACCTGGCATGCCGCTCACCCGCTCCCGCTCTGGCGCTGGCTCCCATTCGGGCTCTGACTCGGGCTTCGGTGCCAGTCGCCGGATCTGCCGCCGGTCTTGGACACGACCCGCACACCGGTGAGCTCGGCCTCGGGATCGACCGCCTTGACCATGTCGTGCAGCGTCAGCCCGGCGACCGCGACGGCGGTCAGCGCCTCCATCTCCACCCCGGTCCGGTCGGTGGTGCGCACCGTCGCCGTGATGTCGACCGCGTCGTCGAGCACCGCCAGCTCGACCTTCACTCCCGAGATCGCGATCGGGTGGCAGAGCGGGACCAGGTCCGGGGTGCGCTTGGCACCCATGATCCCGGCGATGCGCGCGACGGCCAGCGCGTCGCCCTTCGGCATCCCCTCACCACGCAGCAGCTCGATCACGGCCGGCGAGGTCAGCAGCCGCCCGACAGCGGTGGCTGTCCGCGTCGTGACGTCCTTGGCGGAGACGTCGACCATCCGCGCCGCGCCCTGGTCGTCCACATGGGTGAGCCGCACCGGGTCACTCACCGGCGGTCCCACCGGCCAGCGCCGAACCCGCGGAACCCGCCGAGGCAGCCGACGCGGCTGACGCCGTTGACGCGGGGACCTGGGGCCCGGCCCACTCGGGCTCGGCCAGCAGCAGCGCGGGCAGCACCATACCGGGGGACACCTCGACGACCTCCTCGGGAACGACGAGCAGCGCGTGCGCCGAGGCGAGCCCGGACATCTGATGGGCGCCCTGGCCGCCCGCGGACGTCGCGACGAGCTCTCCGCCGGCATCACGCTCAAGACGGACCCGGGGAAACGTACGCTTCCCAGGCTGCGACCGCACAACCTCACCCACCTTTACGGCGAGGGTGTTCCAGATCGCCGCCGCGTCCTGGCCCCCGGCGGCCGTCTCGGAGAACGGCGCCGATCCCGGGGACGTCACCGATGTCGGCAGGCCACGCATCCGCCGCAGCGCCGGCCGGACGAACAGCTCGAACGACACCAGGGCGCTGACCGGGTTTCCGGGCAGGGTGAAGACGGGCACTCCGCCCACCACCCCGAATCCCTGCGGCTTGCCCGGCTGCATGGCGATGCGCTCGAACCGGATCTCGCCCGACTTGCTCAGAACCTCCTTGACCACGTCACGCGCGCCGACGCTGATCCCGCCGGTGGTGATGACGACGTCGGTGTCCTTGAGCACCTGCTCGAACGCGTCGGCGAACGCGTCCGGATCGTCCGAGACCCCGGCGAACCTGCGGACGACGGCTCCCGCCTCATGGGCCGCCGCGGCGATGGCGTGGCTGTTCGAGTCGACGATCTGCCCCGGCCCGAGCGGGGCGCCGACCTCGACGAGCTCGCTGCCGGTCGACAGCACCGCGACCCGCGGCCTCGGATGGACGGCGGGCCGGGCGATGTTCACCGCGGCCAGCAGTCCGATCTGGGCGGAGCCCAGCACGGTTCCCGCGGCCAGCACGAGATTCCCGGGCGCGATGTCCTCTCCGGCGCGCCGGATGTGCAGCCCGCGCCGGGGTGCCTGGTGGATCCGCACGCTCTCGGTGCCGCCGTCGGTCCATTCGAGCTGGACGATGGTGTCGGCGCCTTCCGGCAGCGGAGCGCCGGTCATGATTCTTGCGACGGTGCCGGGTACGAGCGGTTCCGGGCGCACCGGTCCGGCCATGATCTCGCCGGAGACTGCCAGCGTCACCGGGTTGGCCTCACTGGCGGCGGCCACCTCCGCGGCTCGGGCCGCGTATCCGTCCATCGCCGAGTTGTCGAAGCCGGGGACAGCCACCGTTGCTCGGACGTCTGCCGCCAGCACACACCCGTGTGCCTCGCGCAGCGCGGTCCGACGCGGGGACATTGGCCCGATTGCTGACAGAATGTCCGATGCGTGCTGATCTACCGTTTTCACGTACACCGTCCGTTCTTGACACTTCTGTTCTGGCCGTTCGTCCTTCGCGTCAGCAGTGAGCGGTACCACGGCAACACGGCCGTCGGAGCGGTTCCGGTTCCGGTTCCGTCAGCCGTTCACCAGGGGTGCATTTCCACCCCGGCGGGGACTCTGGATCTACTGTGCTTCCAGCGCCCCGCACATTTGCGCACGAAGATGTCCCGACAGTCTGCTCGCCAACACCAATGCGGCGGAGCAAGGGTCCAGACAAGTGGCCGGGTATCGCATAATCGGAAGTGCCTGGTCACGGCTCGTCAGCACACGATGCGACCCATTCGCCGCCGGTACGGGCACCCTCGGCGGCGACCGGACCGGCGCTGTTCGACGGCCACCGGGCCCGGCCACGACGCTCCCGGCGAGGGTTCACCGCAGCTATCCGTCCGACCGTCACCAGCCGGCCGCCGGCTGTCACCGGCGGCCGTTCCGCCGGCAGCTCCCTGCCGCCGCCGGCAGCTCCTTGCCGCCGCCGACGGTCCCCGGCCACCGCCGGCGCCTGTCGGCCGGCCACGCCGATCCGGCGCGGGCCGCACCGTCAGGCTTCGGCCTTGGGCCCACCGGAGGCGACGTATTCCTCCAGCCACGGATAGAAGTCGGGGCCGAGGTCCTGACGCTCACTCGCCAGCCGGACGATGGCCTTCAGGTAGTCCAACCGGTCACCCGTGTCGTAGCGGCGGCCGGTGAACACGACACCGTGCACGGGGAGCTGGGCTCCCGGGTCGTCACCGGCCCGGGTCGCCAGCGTCCGCAGCGCGTCGGTGAGCTGGATCTCGTTGCCCCTGCCAGGCGGCGTCGACCGCAGGATGTCGAACGTCTCCGGCGGCAGCACGTAGCGCCCGATGACCGCCAGGTTGCTGGGCGCCTCCTCGACCGGCGGCTTCTCGACCAGGTCCGTGATCCGGACAGCCCGGTAGCGGCCCGTGGGCTCGCTCGCCGCATCCGCCGACACGGCCAGCGGCGCGACGGTGGCCACGCCGTACATCGACACGGACTCCTCGGGCACCTCCATCAGCGCCACCACCGCACCGCCGTACCGCGCCTGCACGGCGAGCATCTCGGCCAGCAGCGGGTCACGTTCGTCGATGAGGTCGTCACCGAGCAGCACGGCGAAGGGTTCGTCGCCGACGTGGGCGGCGGCGCAGAGCACGGCATGCCCGAGGCCACGCGGCGAGGCCTGGCGGACGGAGTGGACCTCGGCCAGCGCCGCGGACGCGCGGACGCGCTCGAGCCGGACATTGTCACCCTTGCGCTCAAGGGCGAGCTCCAGCTCCGCCTCCCGGTCGAAGTGATCCTCGATGGCCTTCTTGGAGCGGCTGGTCACCAGCAGCACGTCTCGAAGGCCAGCCCGTGAGGCTTCTTCGACAACATATTCGATCGCCGGTCTGTCAACGACAGGAAGCATCTCTTTGGGAACCGACTTCGTCGCGGGCAGGAACCGGGTTCCCAGTCCCGCGGCAGGAATGACCGCCTTCGTCACCAGCATGGGCGAAACCTTAGTCTGGCAGGGCGTCCCGGAGCACCACGGCACCGATACACAGGACATTCACAACGAGCCGTGGGCCCGGTCCAGCACGATACCGGGCCCGGCCACGGTGGTGGCGGGTGTCTGACAGCCCGGCCACCATCGAAGGCCCGGCCACCCGACCCCCACCGTCCGGCATTGCGATCAACCATCCGCAGTCAGTTCGTCACGCTCGCCGGACGCGTACCGGAAGCCGCCCGCCGCCCCGGCGGGTCAGCGTCGGGCAGGTCTCCACGTGCGGGTCGATCACGGTACCGTGAGGCCTCGCCAGTGGGATGTCAGGCCGGTGTCGTCTTTGTGACCGTCACCGACAGCATGAAGGCGCACGACGCGGGAAGTCCGAGCAGTCGGGAGGCGGGGCCCGACATATCGAGGGCGGCCACGCTCGAGCGCGCTGAGGGTGGGGATGGCTGTGACCGGAGGAACCGTCACCGGCAGTGACGTGGTAGGCCGGGCTGGCTCTGGCCAGGCCTCGGCGCCCTCCCCCGGCCCGTCACCGACGGATCCCGGCACGGCCACGGGAACAGACTCCGGCGGCGCAACGTCCAGTGGCACGGTGCCCGGCGGCGCAGCGTCCGGCGGCGCAGCGCCCGGTGGCACTTCGGCGACGGCACCCCCGGCGCCGTCGCCCGCGCTTTCCCCGTCGGCCGAGTGGCCCGGCCCCAAGAGCGAGATCCGCCGGCGCCTGCTGGCACTGCGGCGCGCGGGCGTCACGCCGGACTCGGCGGTCCTCACCGAACGGGTGCTGGCGCTGCCCGAGGTCGCCCGGGCCAGGTGCGTGGCCGCCTATGTCGGGATGGCGGACGAGCCCGACACCGCCGAGCTGCTCGCCCGGCTGCGGGCGCGGGGGGTCCGGATCCTGTTGCCCGTCGTACGCCCCGATCTCGATCTGGACTTCCGTGAGTACGGGACCACGCTCGTGCCCGGGGCCATGGGCACCCGCGAGCCACCGCCGAGCGCCCCCCTGGTCGAGCTCGCCCGCGCGGATGCGGTCATCGTTCCCGCGCTCGCGGTTGACCAGGCGGGCAACCGGCTGGGGCGTGGCGGTGGCTCCTATGACCGGGCGCTGGCCCGCACCGCCCCCTCCACGCCGGTGATAGCGTTGGTGCACGATCGGGAGATTCTGACCGACGTCCCTGCGGAGGAGCACGACAGGCGGGTGACAGTGATCGTCACTCCGTCAAGAACGCTTCGTCCAGCATCGTCATGAAGCCCACGTCGTCATTCGGGAAGCCATCGGCCGCCTTCAGGCGTTAGAGTTGGCAGTCCCTACCGCCGAGTGCCAACTTCGGGAGGAGTCCGTGCCGACCTACCAGTACCGCTGCACCGCCTGCGGGCATGATCTTGAAGCCGTGCAGAGCTTCAGTGACGCGGCGCTGACCGAGTGTCCTG from the Parafrankia irregularis genome contains:
- the glpR gene encoding gephyrin-like molybdotransferase receptor GlpR; its protein translation is MSAIIWLAIVAVWGFVLIPMWLRHHDSAVEQRSADRFSTAMRVLSRRVSPRGGVDPLTRATSQSPVTGAQEASGMAHSRAGVPSGPSSDRSAGSDAGAGSVDSSGSADSSGSPDSHATADSGNPAATVAFDDAQPAPHLFGPRSGALRNVSADRAVRAVQAEHTALIRLRRQRLLVLLVAMPISVVLAASLGGMWIVVQLIVDAGTFGYVAHLRRSAQAHRRLLRSRAELDRRIAADRAARARGGIRGWSGGAGAVGQGTPARAGSAGATTRGGDYAPVRLSTDSGGELTEADLAHARADTVDLAGTASRGHYQAGSPEGSDDDADDDSSAGDYDTDEYPADEYAADGYEDDRYDAGGYPADGHVADSYVADSYEGEADGAVAQPAAGIHYTGRTVTRTAYAAYGEHSGHGDHLGPVEYVEYVQAEQVEYTAQASYPAEQAEQVAYGGHPDQPADVDQAAYYEYAPQGEGRGHDVQGYENSHQYAEAADSGSGAPAPGVATGTAGSSGYRAGGAQRPVPRPGARPNTSRPGRVQVNPPGTHGGLIPPAATAGTAAGSGTGAASGAAAASAAAAPADQAQGQTPDELETLLRRHAVGS
- a CDS encoding GNAT family N-acetyltransferase; protein product: MSAPGWPAVLRHGDVVVRPMRLRDAGAWVEVRSRNADWLAPWEATRPGAPSVRETWNEHQTFSVYSQMMHRLRAQSRAGAALAFVIAIDGRLAGQLTVSTIVRGAFNSAQVGYWLDGARAGRGITPTALALVTDHCFGPVGLHRLEANVRPENAASRRMLTKLGFREEGLHRRFLAIDGEYRDHICFALTTEDVPDGLLARWSRARSAHS
- a CDS encoding MogA/MoaB family molybdenum cofactor biosynthesis protein — protein: MPGPPPGARALVVTVSDRAHRGIYADRSGPVLVEGLAGLGFDVPAPVVVPDEQDEITAVIRAAVDAGTALVVTTGGTGLGPRDVTPEATRGLLERELPGLAEALRAAGRDKVPTAVLSRGLAGTRATTLIVNLPGSTGGVRDGLAVLGPVVAHALAQLRGDTDHATSTGHAGDSGGGSRG
- the moaC gene encoding cyclic pyranopterin monophosphate synthase MoaC, producing the protein MVDVSAKDVTTRTATAVGRLLTSPAVIELLRGEGMPKGDALAVARIAGIMGAKRTPDLVPLCHPIAISGVKVELAVLDDAVDITATVRTTDRTGVEMEALTAVAVAGLTLHDMVKAVDPEAELTGVRVVSKTGGRSGDWHRSPSQSPNGSQRQSGSG
- the glp gene encoding molybdotransferase-like divisome protein Glp, producing the protein MSPRRTALREAHGCVLAADVRATVAVPGFDNSAMDGYAARAAEVAAASEANPVTLAVSGEIMAGPVRPEPLVPGTVARIMTGAPLPEGADTIVQLEWTDGGTESVRIHQAPRRGLHIRRAGEDIAPGNLVLAAGTVLGSAQIGLLAAVNIARPAVHPRPRVAVLSTGSELVEVGAPLGPGQIVDSNSHAIAAAAHEAGAVVRRFAGVSDDPDAFADAFEQVLKDTDVVITTGGISVGARDVVKEVLSKSGEIRFERIAMQPGKPQGFGVVGGVPVFTLPGNPVSALVSFELFVRPALRRMRGLPTSVTSPGSAPFSETAAGGQDAAAIWNTLAVKVGEVVRSQPGKRTFPRVRLERDAGGELVATSAGGQGAHQMSGLASAHALLVVPEEVVEVSPGMVLPALLLAEPEWAGPQVPASTASAASAASAGSAGSALAGGTAGE
- a CDS encoding UTP--glucose-1-phosphate uridylyltransferase translates to MLVTKAVIPAAGLGTRFLPATKSVPKEMLPVVDRPAIEYVVEEASRAGLRDVLLVTSRSKKAIEDHFDREAELELALERKGDNVRLERVRASAALAEVHSVRQASPRGLGHAVLCAAAHVGDEPFAVLLGDDLIDERDPLLAEMLAVQARYGGAVVALMEVPEESVSMYGVATVAPLAVSADAASEPTGRYRAVRITDLVEKPPVEEAPSNLAVIGRYVLPPETFDILRSTPPGRGNEIQLTDALRTLATRAGDDPGAQLPVHGVVFTGRRYDTGDRLDYLKAIVRLASERQDLGPDFYPWLEEYVASGGPKAEA
- a CDS encoding 5-formyltetrahydrofolate cyclo-ligase; amino-acid sequence: MTGGTVTGSDVVGRAGSGQASAPSPGPSPTDPGTATGTDSGGATSSGTVPGGAASGGAAPGGTSATAPPAPSPALSPSAEWPGPKSEIRRRLLALRRAGVTPDSAVLTERVLALPEVARARCVAAYVGMADEPDTAELLARLRARGVRILLPVVRPDLDLDFREYGTTLVPGAMGTREPPPSAPLVELARADAVIVPALAVDQAGNRLGRGGGSYDRALARTAPSTPVIALVHDREILTDVPAEEHDRRVTVIVTPSRTLRPASS